One Succinispira mobilis DSM 6222 genomic window carries:
- the pgeF gene encoding peptidoglycan editing factor PgeF has translation MKNFVLENQGDLWYGVFPKLQEYNIKHAISTKILGESDLFGQALNISFNVNDSPEKVYRNREKITKAIGIDCASIIATQQVHSTNVLRVDKTYLGRGSKDFSSAVEATDALITNEPGVPLLVFVADCVPLIIFDPTKRAIGVVHAGWRGTVQRIAVKTILKMQEEFATCPEDCLVFIGPSIGPCCYEVDMLVEQVVRHEFEFAAQILKPTRVGHWQLDLWLANSLQLQEMGLPKRQIFSSNVCTVDNNNLFFSHRAEQGFTGRMGIFVSL, from the coding sequence GTGAAAAATTTCGTACTAGAAAATCAAGGTGATTTATGGTATGGCGTGTTTCCCAAACTGCAAGAATATAATATAAAGCACGCAATATCTACAAAAATTTTAGGGGAAAGTGATTTATTTGGACAGGCGCTGAATATATCTTTTAATGTAAATGATTCTCCAGAGAAAGTTTATAGAAATCGTGAAAAAATAACAAAAGCTATTGGAATTGATTGTGCTAGTATAATCGCCACCCAACAAGTTCATAGTACTAATGTGCTTCGAGTGGATAAAACCTATTTGGGACGAGGTAGCAAAGATTTCTCCAGTGCGGTGGAGGCAACAGATGCTTTGATAACTAATGAACCTGGTGTGCCATTATTGGTTTTTGTTGCGGACTGTGTGCCTTTAATTATTTTTGATCCAACTAAAAGAGCCATTGGGGTGGTTCATGCTGGTTGGCGGGGTACAGTTCAAAGAATAGCTGTAAAAACTATTTTGAAGATGCAAGAGGAGTTTGCAACTTGTCCAGAAGACTGCTTAGTTTTTATTGGTCCATCTATTGGCCCTTGTTGCTATGAGGTGGATATGTTGGTAGAGCAAGTAGTGAGACATGAGTTTGAATTCGCCGCGCAAATTTTAAAACCCACTAGAGTGGGACATTGGCAGTTAGATTTGTGGTTGGCAAATAGTTTACAATTGCAAGAAATGGGTTTACCAAAAAGACAAATTTTTAGTAGTAATGTTTGTACAGTGGATAACAATAACTTGTTTTTTTCACATCGCGCTGAACAAGGTTTTACAGGCAGAATGGGCATTTTTGTTAGTTTATGA
- a CDS encoding YggS family pyridoxal phosphate-dependent enzyme — protein MLKERIEIIKQEIEAVLKKRKDKFITGEHVQIVAVSKTRSSKEVQEVLAAGINILGENKVQEGKTKKAQVLGGTWHLIGHLQTNKIKQAVANFQLIHSVDSERVLLEIENKAKEQGKIQEILLQVNIAAEDSKFGLKELEVLPLAKLATGLTHIKLRGLMIIGPHTTDQELIRSVFKKGYSFFVELQKILPEADVLSMGMSADYLIAIEEGSNMVRIGSKIFGERNYN, from the coding sequence TTGCTAAAAGAAAGAATTGAGATAATAAAGCAAGAAATAGAAGCTGTTCTAAAAAAACGCAAAGATAAGTTTATTACTGGCGAGCATGTTCAAATAGTTGCGGTTAGCAAAACTAGAAGTTCCAAAGAAGTACAAGAAGTTTTAGCGGCAGGGATTAATATTTTGGGCGAAAACAAAGTTCAAGAAGGTAAAACTAAAAAAGCACAGGTTTTGGGTGGAACTTGGCATTTAATTGGTCATTTGCAGACCAATAAAATTAAGCAAGCTGTAGCTAATTTTCAACTAATTCATTCTGTAGATAGCGAACGTGTGTTACTAGAAATAGAAAACAAAGCTAAAGAACAGGGGAAAATTCAAGAAATTTTGTTACAAGTAAATATTGCGGCTGAAGATAGTAAGTTTGGACTCAAAGAGTTGGAAGTATTACCTTTAGCAAAATTAGCGACAGGATTGACTCACATTAAATTAAGAGGATTAATGATTATTGGGCCACACACTACAGACCAGGAGTTAATACGTAGTGTTTTTAAAAAAGGCTATAGTTTCTTTGTGGAGTTACAAAAAATACTTCCAGAGGCTGATGTTTTATCAATGGGGATGAGTGCAGATTATCTTATTGCTATTGAAGAAGGTTCTAACATGGTAAGAATTGGCAGTAAAATTTTTGGGGAACGAAATTATAATTAA
- a CDS encoding cell division protein SepF: MKLFDKFREIFITEEDVYEDSPTPVPTKKPRLNIPQHSNVVNIPFNQTQVKVVIVEPLKFDDAQKIADCLREQRPVVVNFENTEAEVVRRITDFVTGTIYAIDGNLQAVGRDILLCAPKNVDIAANSVSKTSKTSSTTERSKEFTPWREK; the protein is encoded by the coding sequence ATGAAATTATTTGACAAATTTCGGGAAATTTTCATTACGGAAGAGGATGTATACGAAGATTCGCCAACACCAGTTCCAACTAAAAAACCACGCTTGAATATACCACAACACAGTAATGTAGTTAATATTCCTTTTAATCAAACACAAGTAAAAGTGGTTATCGTGGAACCATTAAAGTTTGATGATGCACAAAAAATTGCGGACTGTTTAAGAGAGCAACGGCCAGTTGTTGTTAATTTTGAAAATACAGAGGCTGAAGTTGTAAGAAGAATTACAGATTTTGTTACGGGAACAATTTATGCAATAGATGGAAATTTACAAGCTGTTGGCCGTGATATTCTGCTTTGTGCTCCGAAAAATGTTGATATTGCAGCAAATTCTGTTAGCAAAACTAGCAAGACAAGTAGCACGACTGAGCGCTCAAAGGAGTTTACGCCATGGAGAGAAAAATAG
- the proC gene encoding pyrroline-5-carboxylate reductase: protein MERKIGFIGAGAMAEAIINGLICSNFIESDCIYVSDVNEVRLQYLAEKYLINTATDNTSFLDSVDVLVLAVKPQIFPNVLTKEFLTALPENRLIVSIMGSINLEQLQYGLGRQRIVRTMPNTPLAVGAGMTAITATSSVSAEDLNLVKVIFATCGEVVEVSENQMEAVTAISGCGPGYVFMMIDALADAGVMAGLSREMSIKLAAQTFYGAGKMLLNTKEHPAILRDKVTSPAGTTIAGIRTLEQCGVRSALIECVASVLERSKEIMTKK from the coding sequence ATGGAGAGAAAAATAGGCTTTATTGGCGCTGGGGCTATGGCAGAGGCGATAATTAATGGATTAATTTGTTCGAATTTTATCGAAAGCGATTGCATTTATGTTAGTGACGTCAATGAAGTAAGGTTACAGTATTTAGCCGAGAAATATTTAATTAATACGGCAACTGATAATACTAGTTTCTTAGACAGTGTTGATGTTTTGGTTTTGGCCGTAAAGCCACAAATTTTCCCCAATGTGTTAACGAAAGAATTTTTAACAGCATTACCAGAAAATCGTTTAATTGTATCTATTATGGGTTCAATAAATCTAGAACAACTACAATATGGATTGGGTAGACAAAGAATAGTTAGGACAATGCCGAATACCCCTTTGGCGGTGGGGGCAGGTATGACAGCAATAACAGCAACTAGTTCAGTTAGTGCAGAAGATTTAAATTTGGTTAAAGTGATTTTTGCTACTTGTGGTGAAGTAGTGGAAGTTAGCGAGAACCAGATGGAAGCAGTAACGGCAATTTCAGGTTGTGGTCCAGGTTATGTATTTATGATGATAGATGCGCTAGCTGACGCAGGTGTCATGGCGGGATTATCTAGAGAAATGAGTATTAAATTAGCAGCACAAACCTTTTATGGTGCAGGAAAAATGTTGCTTAATACTAAGGAACATCCTGCTATTTTAAGAGATAAAGTAACTTCTCCAGCTGGAACGACAATTGCGGGAATAAGAACTTTAGAACAATGTGGGGTGCGTAGCGCCCTAATTGAATGTGTTGCTAGTGTGCTAGAGCGTTCAAAGGAGATTATGACGAAGAAATGA
- a CDS encoding RNA-binding protein, which translates to MIDKDKIIRYYKATEEDILAARLIEIAESVEKNKKYKASFFLSPSEFQIAEVICNASEDLSVVAYGGFENAERNKAVFVHRDFKYQIVMDFVALEINWDKRYYSIAHKDLLGAILAICKREFVGDIVLVETGAQVVVEEKMAEFLLQNLTKVGAAEVSIKKIAVEDLQVKEQKTKVITATVANLRLDAVAAAGYSTSRTQMNEGIKLQQVKLNHKPAKGAAQEVKVGDTISYRGRGRVEVVEIKGITKKGRISIVLHRIL; encoded by the coding sequence ATGATTGATAAGGATAAAATTATCAGATATTATAAGGCTACGGAAGAAGATATTCTTGCGGCACGCTTGATAGAAATAGCTGAAAGCGTTGAAAAAAATAAAAAGTACAAAGCTAGCTTTTTTCTAAGTCCGAGTGAGTTTCAAATTGCAGAGGTTATTTGCAATGCCAGTGAGGACTTGAGCGTTGTTGCTTATGGTGGTTTTGAAAATGCCGAAAGAAATAAAGCGGTTTTTGTTCACCGAGACTTTAAGTATCAAATAGTAATGGATTTTGTTGCCTTAGAAATAAATTGGGATAAACGCTATTACTCAATTGCCCACAAGGATTTATTGGGTGCAATTTTAGCAATATGCAAGCGTGAATTTGTTGGTGATATTGTTTTAGTGGAAACCGGTGCACAAGTAGTAGTTGAGGAAAAAATGGCCGAGTTCTTATTACAAAACTTAACTAAAGTTGGGGCGGCAGAAGTTAGTATAAAAAAAATAGCTGTGGAAGATTTGCAAGTTAAAGAACAAAAAACTAAAGTAATTACGGCGACAGTTGCTAATTTGCGCTTAGATGCAGTTGCGGCGGCTGGCTATAGTACCTCGCGTACTCAGATGAACGAAGGCATTAAACTTCAACAAGTTAAACTTAATCACAAACCAGCTAAGGGGGCTGCACAAGAAGTTAAAGTTGGTGATACTATTTCGTATCGCGGTCGTGGTCGTGTAGAAGTAGTTGAAATTAAAGGGATTACCAAAAAAGGTAGAATTAGTATTGTTTTGCACAGAATTTTATAA
- a CDS encoding Tm-1-like ATP-binding domain-containing protein: MPKKLVIVGTLDTKGVEFKFIRDIANREGVQTLVINTGIVGEPYFKPDYSSEQVAEYAGETLENLRQRADRGYAIGAIMQGAAKLVLELYAQGKVAGVISLGGSAGTTIAAHVMQALPIGLPKLIVSTVASGDTRPYVKEKDITMMYSVVDISGINSISNKILTNATYAILGMLKAKYQDLKTQKPLIAASMFGVTTPCVTVARDYLESKGYEVLVFHATGSGGMAMESLIQAGFIKGVLDVTTTELADELVGGVLTAGPERLEMAAKKGIPQVVSVGALDMVNFGPIETVPEKFQGRNLYKHNATITLMRTTLEENQALGKIIAEKLNKTTGKTAVYLPLKGVSLIDTAGQVFYGPQEDQMLFKTLKNNLNLDLVEVQELDMEINDPEFALAMAKKLVAMIEGK; encoded by the coding sequence ATGCCGAAGAAATTAGTGATTGTGGGCACTTTAGATACTAAAGGGGTAGAATTTAAGTTTATTCGCGATATTGCCAATCGCGAAGGCGTTCAGACATTAGTTATTAATACCGGGATAGTTGGAGAACCTTATTTTAAACCAGATTATAGTAGTGAACAGGTTGCTGAATATGCTGGTGAAACTTTAGAAAATTTGCGACAAAGAGCTGATCGTGGCTATGCTATTGGGGCTATTATGCAAGGGGCAGCAAAACTAGTGCTAGAACTATATGCTCAAGGTAAAGTGGCAGGGGTGATTAGTTTAGGGGGGTCAGCGGGAACAACTATTGCTGCGCATGTTATGCAAGCCTTACCAATTGGTTTGCCGAAGCTAATTGTGTCTACAGTTGCCTCAGGCGATACAAGACCTTATGTAAAAGAAAAAGATATTACGATGATGTATTCTGTAGTAGATATTTCGGGCATTAATAGTATTTCTAATAAAATTTTAACTAACGCAACTTATGCAATCTTAGGAATGCTTAAAGCCAAATATCAGGATTTAAAGACCCAAAAACCCTTAATTGCGGCAAGCATGTTTGGTGTGACTACTCCTTGTGTTACTGTAGCAAGGGACTATCTAGAAAGCAAAGGCTATGAAGTTTTGGTTTTTCATGCCACCGGTTCAGGGGGCATGGCGATGGAAAGCTTAATTCAAGCGGGCTTTATTAAAGGTGTTTTGGATGTTACCACCACTGAATTAGCGGATGAATTAGTTGGCGGAGTATTGACGGCAGGTCCAGAAAGACTAGAGATGGCGGCGAAAAAAGGAATTCCCCAAGTTGTTTCGGTGGGAGCACTAGATATGGTTAATTTTGGTCCAATTGAGACTGTGCCGGAAAAATTTCAAGGACGCAATCTATATAAACATAATGCTACAATTACTTTAATGCGGACAACGTTAGAAGAAAATCAAGCTTTAGGAAAAATAATTGCTGAAAAACTCAATAAAACAACTGGAAAGACCGCAGTTTATTTACCTCTAAAAGGCGTGTCCTTAATAGATACCGCTGGACAAGTCTTTTATGGACCACAAGAGGATCAAATGTTGTTTAAAACATTAAAAAATAATTTGAATTTAGATTTAGTAGAAGTACAGGAATTGGATATGGAGATAAATGATCCTGAGTTTGCATTAGCTATGGCGAAAAAATTAGTCGCAATGATTGAAGGCAAATAA
- a CDS encoding phosphoenolpyruvate hydrolase family protein has translation MTRKKALKKIREQIEKGKPIIGAGAGTGISAKSAEAGKTDLIVIYNSGRYRMAGRGSLAGLMPYGDANKIVVEMASEVLPVIEHTPVLAGVCGTDPFRIMPKFLEELKNIGFIGVQNFPTVGLIDGVFRQNLEETGMGYALEVQMIATAHELGLLTTPYVFDVEQAIAMTKAGADILVAHMGLTTKGTIGAKTALTLDDCVIKIQEIHDAAKKVNPEILVICHGGPIADPEDAAYILQKTKGVVGFFGASSMERLPTEIAIKNQVEKFKAIKL, from the coding sequence ATGACTAGAAAAAAAGCTTTAAAGAAAATCCGCGAACAAATTGAAAAAGGCAAGCCCATTATTGGTGCTGGGGCTGGCACAGGTATTTCAGCTAAGAGTGCGGAAGCTGGTAAAACGGATTTAATCGTAATTTATAATTCGGGGCGTTACCGAATGGCAGGCAGAGGTTCTCTAGCAGGGTTAATGCCTTATGGTGATGCTAATAAGATAGTGGTGGAAATGGCTAGTGAAGTGTTGCCGGTTATTGAACATACTCCAGTATTAGCGGGAGTATGTGGAACAGATCCCTTTAGAATAATGCCCAAATTTTTAGAGGAATTGAAAAACATTGGCTTTATTGGTGTGCAAAATTTCCCCACGGTGGGTTTAATTGATGGGGTTTTTCGGCAAAATCTAGAAGAAACTGGAATGGGTTATGCTCTAGAGGTACAGATGATCGCTACGGCTCATGAACTAGGGTTGTTAACAACTCCATATGTATTTGATGTGGAGCAGGCTATAGCTATGACTAAGGCTGGGGCAGATATTTTAGTAGCACATATGGGTTTAACAACAAAAGGCACAATCGGGGCGAAAACAGCTTTAACTCTAGATGATTGTGTAATTAAAATTCAAGAAATTCATGATGCTGCTAAAAAAGTTAATCCGGAAATTCTAGTTATTTGCCATGGTGGGCCAATTGCGGATCCCGAAGATGCTGCATATATTTTGCAAAAAACTAAAGGCGTTGTGGGCTTTTTTGGTGCTTCAAGTATGGAAAGATTGCCTACAGAAATAGCGATTAAGAACCAAGTCGAAAAATTTAAAGCGATAAAACTATAA
- the ftsE gene encoding cell division ATP-binding protein FtsE, protein MIVMKDICKRYPNGSQALIDVNIHIKQSDFVFIVGSSGAGKSTFIKMLFREVLPSSGTLYVNNFNVLKMEEKQVPYLRRSLGIIFQDYRLLPERTVYENVAFAMQVIEAPYREIKRRVNYVLELVGLKHKLRAYPTELSGGEQQRVAIARAIVNDPMIVIADEPTGNLDPETSWEIMNIFKLINASGTTIVMATHDKNIVDSMGKRVVAIEGGRIIRDESKGVYGYES, encoded by the coding sequence GTGATTGTAATGAAAGATATTTGTAAACGTTATCCAAATGGCTCTCAAGCTTTAATAGATGTTAATATCCATATAAAACAGAGTGATTTTGTCTTTATTGTAGGTTCCAGTGGCGCTGGAAAATCAACTTTTATTAAAATGTTATTTAGAGAGGTTCTGCCTAGCTCAGGAACTTTATATGTAAATAATTTTAATGTTTTAAAAATGGAAGAAAAACAAGTGCCCTACTTGCGGCGTTCATTAGGTATTATTTTCCAAGATTATCGGCTATTACCAGAGCGGACAGTCTATGAAAACGTTGCCTTTGCGATGCAAGTTATTGAGGCGCCATATCGTGAAATAAAAAGAAGGGTTAACTATGTATTGGAATTAGTAGGATTAAAACATAAGTTGCGTGCTTATCCAACAGAATTATCTGGCGGTGAGCAACAGCGAGTAGCAATTGCGCGGGCTATTGTTAATGATCCGATGATTGTAATTGCAGATGAGCCGACAGGCAATTTAGATCCAGAGACTAGCTGGGAAATAATGAATATTTTTAAATTGATTAATGCTAGTGGTACAACAATAGTCATGGCAACTCACGATAAAAATATCGTAGATTCCATGGGTAAAAGAGTGGTGGCCATTGAAGGTGGACGAATAATCCGCGATGAATCTAAAGGGGTATATGGTTATGAGTCTTAG
- the ftsX gene encoding permease-like cell division protein FtsX has product MSLRTKEYFIREAFVSIRRNGLMSIAAISTVAISLLVLGLFLVLVFNINNMASMLESQVQITVYVKDEVSADKLTELKGQLTKITGVTKVGFTSKEQAMKDFRKRLGEQKELLDSLGDVNPLPNSFAVHVDKPENLKSIAEKIRKLENIESMRFGQEIIEQLFKVTYFIRVGGLVLIVFLTFATLFIISNTIRLTVFARRKEVSLMKYVGATDWFIRWPFLLEGMMLGLIGGVVAFVLIGIVYSIIVEQIHSTLAFMPILPKQPLLSNVSILIVFLGMTIGATGSFISLKKFLKV; this is encoded by the coding sequence ATGAGTCTTAGAACAAAAGAATATTTTATTAGGGAAGCCTTTGTATCTATTCGTCGTAATGGTTTAATGAGTATCGCTGCAATTTCTACGGTGGCTATATCGTTATTAGTTTTAGGGTTGTTTTTAGTTTTAGTGTTTAATATTAATAATATGGCTAGTATGTTAGAATCTCAAGTGCAGATAACTGTATATGTAAAAGATGAAGTTTCGGCAGATAAATTGACCGAATTAAAAGGGCAATTAACTAAGATTACAGGCGTAACAAAAGTTGGCTTTACCAGTAAAGAACAAGCCATGAAAGATTTCCGTAAACGCTTAGGCGAACAAAAAGAATTGCTAGATTCTCTGGGGGATGTAAATCCTTTGCCAAATTCTTTTGCAGTACATGTTGATAAACCTGAGAATCTAAAGTCGATAGCTGAAAAAATTAGAAAACTAGAAAATATTGAGAGTATGCGTTTTGGACAAGAAATAATCGAGCAGTTGTTCAAAGTTACTTATTTTATAAGAGTTGGGGGCTTAGTTTTAATAGTTTTCTTAACTTTTGCAACCTTGTTCATTATCTCGAATACTATTCGTTTAACAGTATTTGCACGGCGCAAAGAAGTTAGTTTAATGAAATACGTAGGTGCAACTGATTGGTTTATTCGCTGGCCGTTCTTATTAGAAGGTATGATGTTAGGTCTAATTGGTGGAGTAGTAGCATTTGTTTTAATTGGGATTGTGTACAGCATAATAGTTGAACAAATACATTCGACTTTGGCCTTTATGCCAATTTTACCTAAGCAACCGCTACTTAGCAATGTAAGTATTTTAATAGTGTTTTTGGGGATGACAATTGGTGCTACTGGTAGCTTTATTTCTCTGAAAAAATTTCTGAAAGTTTAA
- a CDS encoding murein hydrolase activator EnvC family protein, with the protein MDKRKFSQIITLIMLATFCFNPLMKVLAATVEEKQQELEAVNQQIEVKKIKKEQAKEKTQSAYAKFVEVERELKREEEKLAAILSDLADVQAQIDAQNANIAKTEASLKARSGIYAKRIRDIYKNGQVSYLDVLFGAKDFSDFSTRMELLERIIKQDLKLIEKIKQEKLSLLEQKSQLEKTKKQLVIVQGEVESKRQIVNLRKKEREAVYEKALSEKEQLEQEYEELMQISQNITDMIRRLESGGQLSGRGSGSMIWPVRGEITSYFGWRTHPIFGTQKYHSGMDIAVDYDVPVMAADNGQVIYAGWMSGYGYTVMLDHGDGLVTLYAHNNEVNVSEGSSVYKGQTIAFSGSTGYSTGPHVHFEVRKHGELQDPLNYLP; encoded by the coding sequence ATGGATAAAAGAAAGTTCAGCCAAATAATAACACTAATTATGTTAGCAACTTTTTGCTTTAATCCGTTAATGAAAGTATTAGCGGCGACTGTAGAAGAAAAGCAACAAGAATTAGAAGCTGTAAATCAGCAGATAGAAGTAAAAAAAATTAAAAAAGAGCAGGCTAAAGAAAAAACACAAAGTGCTTATGCAAAATTTGTCGAAGTTGAAAGAGAATTGAAAAGAGAAGAAGAAAAATTAGCGGCTATTTTGTCTGACTTGGCAGATGTACAAGCACAGATAGACGCGCAAAATGCGAATATAGCTAAAACGGAGGCAAGCTTAAAAGCGCGCTCTGGTATTTATGCCAAAAGAATTCGCGATATTTATAAAAACGGACAAGTTAGTTATTTAGATGTATTATTTGGGGCAAAAGATTTTTCCGATTTTTCTACTAGAATGGAACTGTTAGAACGAATTATTAAGCAGGATTTAAAACTTATTGAAAAGATTAAACAGGAAAAACTGTCATTGCTAGAACAAAAAAGTCAATTGGAAAAAACTAAGAAACAATTAGTAATAGTTCAAGGTGAAGTAGAAAGTAAACGACAAATAGTAAATTTGCGTAAAAAAGAGCGCGAAGCAGTATATGAAAAAGCTTTATCTGAAAAAGAACAGTTAGAACAAGAATATGAAGAGTTAATGCAAATTTCGCAAAACATTACGGATATGATTCGACGTTTAGAGTCGGGGGGACAATTAAGTGGGCGTGGTTCAGGAAGTATGATTTGGCCAGTGCGAGGGGAAATAACTTCGTATTTTGGTTGGCGAACACACCCAATTTTTGGAACACAAAAATATCACTCAGGGATGGATATTGCTGTTGATTATGATGTTCCAGTTATGGCCGCTGATAATGGACAAGTAATTTATGCAGGTTGGATGAGTGGCTATGGCTATACAGTAATGCTTGACCATGGTGACGGGTTAGTAACGTTATATGCACATAATAATGAAGTTAATGTTAGTGAAGGCAGTTCTGTTTATAAAGGACAGACAATTGCTTTTTCAGGTTCTACAGGCTATTCGACTGGGCCGCATGTGCACTTTGAAGTAAGAAAACATGGTGAATTACAAGATCCGTTGAATTATCTGCCATAA
- a CDS encoding S41 family peptidase, translated as MQSKKKLFLSGFLGIVLGILLSVLALNYFIGNATGSVAGTLKILWTLNILHSKYVEPVNTKNLVDTTIKNLVASVGDPHTTYMSGELFKNFMSETKGEFSGIGVVVGQKDGFLTVVAPVEGSPGELAGVKVGEKILKIDGKEIKDLSLEEAVGKIRGPKGTKVILTLQAEDATIRDVEIVRDVIKTKTVAGKMLENDIGYIRISMFSENTAQDFAVKLDELDKLGMKKLVLDLRSNPGGLLDSCVKIANNLIPKGLIVSVVDKDGNKQEYLSKLEQQKYKLVVLVDKGSASASEIVAGAVKDSKAGTIVGQTTYGKGSVQTIMPLDYESAIKVTIANYYTPAGTSINGVGVQPDVVVELKSVADEQLQKALEIIRTK; from the coding sequence ATGCAAAGTAAGAAAAAGTTATTTCTTAGCGGATTTCTAGGAATTGTCTTAGGAATCCTGTTAAGTGTTTTGGCGCTAAATTATTTTATTGGTAATGCAACAGGTTCTGTAGCGGGAACTTTGAAAATTCTTTGGACTTTGAATATTTTGCATAGCAAGTATGTAGAACCTGTAAATACTAAAAATTTGGTGGATACGACGATTAAAAATTTAGTAGCTAGCGTGGGCGACCCACATACTACCTATATGAGTGGCGAGCTATTTAAAAATTTTATGTCAGAAACAAAAGGTGAATTTAGTGGCATTGGCGTAGTTGTAGGACAAAAAGATGGATTTTTAACAGTTGTTGCACCGGTAGAAGGTAGTCCAGGCGAGTTAGCTGGTGTAAAAGTTGGGGAAAAGATCTTAAAAATTGATGGTAAAGAAATAAAAGATCTGTCTTTAGAAGAAGCAGTGGGGAAAATTCGTGGGCCTAAAGGAACTAAAGTGATTCTAACGTTGCAGGCTGAGGATGCGACAATACGCGATGTGGAAATTGTTCGTGATGTGATCAAAACCAAAACAGTTGCCGGTAAAATGCTAGAAAACGATATAGGTTACATTAGGATTTCTATGTTTAGTGAAAATACGGCGCAAGATTTTGCAGTTAAACTTGATGAGTTAGATAAACTAGGTATGAAGAAGTTGGTGCTAGACCTAAGAAGTAATCCGGGGGGGCTACTGGATAGCTGTGTAAAAATTGCTAATAACTTAATTCCGAAAGGATTAATTGTGTCAGTAGTTGATAAAGATGGCAATAAACAAGAATATTTATCGAAACTAGAACAACAAAAGTATAAGTTAGTTGTTTTAGTGGATAAAGGTAGTGCTAGCGCTTCGGAAATTGTTGCTGGGGCGGTAAAGGATAGTAAGGCAGGCACGATTGTTGGTCAAACAACTTATGGCAAAGGCTCGGTACAGACCATAATGCCCTTAGATTATGAAAGTGCAATTAAAGTTACTATTGCCAACTATTATACTCCGGCAGGGACATCTATTAATGGTGTAGGCGTACAGCCAGATGTTGTCGTGGAATTAAAAAGCGTAGCTGATGAGCAACTACAAAAAGCACTAGAGATAATTAGAACTAAATAA
- a CDS encoding fumarylacetoacetate hydrolase family protein → MKLLTFSWQNQQLVGLLGVDEQTVIPLQSIADKYLPQLKLPSTLLGIIQAGEECWQVVKQLQQKVDLIADQELLLALEDVEILAPIPKLARNIFCVGKNYRAHVLEFDKNLLDKNPIPQHPVIFTKATNTVIGTKTTVQAHKEVTSRLDYEAELAIVIGKTGKNISKEQAWEHIFGYTALNDVTARDLQKKHAQWFLGKSLDTFAPMGPVITTKDEITDPHNLQVRCRINGELRQNGNTKDFIFDIPTIIACISAGMTLEAGDIIATGTPDGVGIGFNPYKFLQSGDIMEVEIPGIGRLINVIGD, encoded by the coding sequence ATGAAATTATTAACTTTTTCTTGGCAAAATCAGCAATTAGTAGGATTATTAGGTGTTGACGAACAAACTGTTATTCCCTTGCAAAGTATAGCTGATAAATATTTACCTCAGTTAAAATTACCCAGTACCTTACTTGGCATAATTCAAGCTGGCGAGGAATGTTGGCAAGTTGTTAAACAATTGCAGCAAAAAGTGGATTTAATCGCAGATCAAGAACTTTTGTTAGCCTTAGAAGATGTTGAAATTTTAGCGCCCATACCTAAATTGGCGCGCAATATTTTTTGTGTGGGCAAAAATTATCGGGCACATGTATTAGAGTTTGATAAAAATTTACTGGATAAAAATCCTATACCACAGCATCCAGTTATTTTCACTAAAGCTACGAATACAGTGATTGGCACGAAAACTACGGTGCAAGCACATAAAGAAGTTACTAGTCGACTAGATTATGAAGCAGAATTAGCAATTGTAATTGGAAAAACTGGGAAAAATATTAGTAAAGAGCAGGCCTGGGAACATATTTTTGGCTATACGGCTTTAAATGATGTTACGGCACGAGATTTACAAAAAAAACATGCGCAGTGGTTTTTAGGGAAAAGCTTAGATACTTTTGCACCGATGGGGCCAGTTATTACCACGAAAGATGAGATAACAGATCCGCACAACTTGCAGGTACGCTGCAGAATCAATGGAGAGTTACGGCAAAATGGTAATACTAAAGATTTTATTTTTGATATACCAACAATAATTGCTTGTATTTCAGCGGGAATGACCTTAGAAGCTGGCGATATCATTGCGACCGGAACTCCAGATGGGGTAGGGATCGGGTTTAATCCTTATAAATTTTTACAAAGTGGCGATATTATGGAAGTAGAGATTCCAGGGATCGGTCGTCTGATTAATGTTATTGGTGATTAA